The Agrobacterium tumefaciens genome contains the following window.
AGAATGGATGCCGGCCACAAGCGTCATCAGGCGATCTTCGGGAAGACGGGGAGGAGATTTTTTCAGGAGCGCTGCATCCACCAGGCGTTCCCTCACCATCCACTTCACGGCGCGGCGAAGACGTTCTGGCGTCCAGTCGAGGCCCCGCTGCTTGAGCATTCGGGCGATGTCGTCCCATGTGTGATCCGGTCGCATGCGACGAACGGTAGGAAGCCATTGGTTCGCGGACGCCTGAATCCTATCGCCATATGCCGCTTTCTGGGCCGCGGTCATCCTTGCCAGCGCCTCCGGGCGCTTTTCCCGGATGCCCGGGTTGCCGGAAAGCTTTCCTTTGGACTTGGCTGCGCGGATACCCGCCTTCGTTCGTTCGGAAATGAGCGCGCGTTCGAGCTGCGCCACGGCGCCGAGAACCTGGAGGGAAAACATTCCTTGCGGCGTCGACGTGTCGATAGGATCGCGCAGCGACCGGAAATGCGCGCCCTTCGCCGTCATATCCTCGATTACCTCGAGCAGATGACTGACCGAGCGCGCCAGGCGGTCAAGTCGTACCACAACAAGCGTGTCGCCAGCGCTAATCTCCCGAAGCAGTTTGGAAAGAGCAGGGCGGGCACGCGACGCGCCGGAACCATGTTCTTGAACGATAATGTCGCAACCGGCCGACCTGAGTTCGATCTCCTGCGCTTCCGTCGCCTGTTCGTCCGTCGAAACGCGGGCATAGCCGATTATACGGCCCTGAGGCCGACCGGAACGTCGATTTTGCGTGTTACGAGCCATTTGCAGCGCCTGAGGAATGTTGAAGGGCAGTTTTCCAAACGCAGAGGATAAGGATAAACGATCGTTTGTAAACGTCTCTTGACGCATGTGCGTGGTCACTTTGGTAAAAAAATGCGCTGAAAGACAACGTTTTTGGGCGCTTCGACGTCCGCCGACGGTCCAGCTGTACAATCAGGAGCGCCGCTCCGTTCTATATATAAAGTAGGCGGAAAATCTCTCACCTGTGATTGAAGTTAACGTTATAATAGCTTCAATATTGAACAATTTAACAGGGAATACCAATGGCCTATGAAATCGGCGATTTGCCTCTGGCGCTTCTTTTTCCGGCGGTCGCTCACGCCGAGGATCAACTAGCACGCCTGGATGAGATTGTGCGACGTAGTGTAGTGGGACCGGGCTTCATCGAGCGAGCGCACTTCCATGACGCCACCGCCAGCATGTGGGTCGCCGGCGAACTCGTACACGTCGAAGACCTAGTTCTCCACGATGCCGAGCGGGATGTTCGGGCCCCTACGCACGACATCACCATCGCACATTCTATCCTCCGGGCCCGGAGGCGAATAGCCGGGGCTGAGGCAGACTGGGCGATCAGCCAATCAGGTCTCGAAAACTTGATTGCCCGGGCTTCGATCCCTCCCGCACGTGAGGTGTCAGGGGAGGGCGCGCGAGCACCGCTAGCAGAGGTGACGTCGGATGAGGTCCATGATGGTTTCGCCGACGAGATGGCAGAAATCGACGCGCTTCTTGACCGGTCGGCTCGCACGCTCGCAGCCGCGACAGGGAAGGATCAGGAACACAAGGCGGGATCTTTGGCCCTTGGCGAACTGATCATTCGGGATCCGGACTGGGACGAAGGCGGCCGGCTTTCGGAATGGAAAGCCGTCATGCAGCAGGTTGCGGCGATGCCGCCGACGCTCAGTTCTGCGATCCTCTGGGATGCGTGGGAAACTCTGGAACCGCTGCAAAGACAACATTGGCTCGGTGCGCAACTGGTGAGTTCCTATCTTCGCGCGCGCGGCAAGCTCGCGTCGCACCTGTTCGGGCTCAATTTCGGCCTGAAGGTTGTTCCGCGCGATCGTCGCCGGTCTCGGGACCGGACGCGGCGACTGGTCGCCACGCTTGAGGCCATGGCGGAAGGGGCAGCATTGGGGATGAAAGAAATCATTCGGTTAGGCCAAGCCCGGGACCGCCTAGAGCGCAAGCTCCAAGGAAAGCGGTCGTCAAGCAGCCTTCCCGGTGTCGTGGATTTGCTTTTAACCCGGCCGATCGTCTCCTCATCCATGATTACCAAGGAGTTGCGAGTGAGCCATCGCGCGGCGCTCGATCTGATCGCCGAGCTGGGTGTTCGGGAAATGACGGGACGTGGAAGCTACCGAGCCTGGGGTATTGTCTGAAACACCCTGCCAAAATGAAATCAAACGGGGGCCTTGCACTATCTCTAATTCGGCCCTATCTTTCGGGGTGAATTAGAGAGGCGATCGGATGGAACATCTGACAACGGCACAGGCGGCTTTTGTAGTGGGCGCGCCGCTGGACATCTTCAAGAAGGTTGTCGAGCGCGCGCCGATTAAGCCGCAACTCGTGAAGCGAGGTGGTCGAAGCATTCGACAGTTCGGTCAAGCTGAGCTGGTGTTTCTCCATGCCTATGACGAACTCAAACTGGCGCTCACGCCCAAGAGCCAATCCGAGTTCTATGAGGCGTTGCAGACCTCCCTAAAGCGCGGTCTCGCGAAGGAAGTCGTGTTCGGCAAACAGCGCTACGACATCGGTCAGCACTTAGTCTTCGTCGAGCGCAAGCTGAAGGAACTCGAGAAGCTCACCGATCAGGTCGACCTATCCGGGAAGGAGCCGGTCATCCGAGGCACGCACATCGAGGCTCATCGGATCGCTGCTCTTCTCGACGCCGGCGTCACGGTCGAAGAGGTCCTTCGCGACTATCCCTCCTTGAAGGAACAACAGGTCGTGGCGGCGCGAGTTTATGCGGAGGCGCATCCGAAGGCGGGCCGGCCGTACCCGAAGCAAACGGCAAAAGCCGCCATGCGCGCAGCCGATCTTAGCGCGCTGGATGACTGAGCTTGAAATACCTGCTCGATACAAATGTCCTGAAAGAGATTGGTCGACCCGAACCGCACGAGAATGTCGCGGCTTGGCTCGATACGATCGATGATACCGATCTCGCCATCAGCGTGATCTCGGTTCGACAGATTTCGAAAGGCATCGAGAAGAAGCGGAAAGCCGATGACACTGTGGCGAACGCGATTGCCAAGGCTGCCGACGCAATCTTCGCCGCTTATCAAGGTCGTATTCTCCCGGTCGACGAGGCTGTCGCACGCCGTTGGGGGCAGATGCTCGGTCAATCTGAAAAGAATACCGACGATACCGGCTTGGCCGCGACAGCGCAGGTAAATGATCTGGTCATCGTGAAACGCAACGTCGCGGATTTTCAGAGCCGGGGCGTCACGGTCCTTGATCCATTCAAGAAGCCTGCCAGATCTGTGCCCTCCCAAGATGTGGCACGATGAGCTTCGATCGGATGGGATAAGATATCTATCTCAGCCATCCACAATTCTGCGGAACGGATCTATTGTCTCGCTCTCGGCGGCGCGGACCTGACCAGTTCATCCGGCACAATGACCATGCAGGTGCTTAACGCCGTCGCCCAGTTCGAACGATCTGCTGGTCGAGCGGACGCAATCCGGCCTCAAGCGCGCCAAATCGGAAGGCAAGACCCTCGGCCGGCCGGCCACGCTCAGTGAAGAGCAGAAGAAAGATGTACGCGAAGATCTAGCGAAAGGCATGAGCGTTTCGGCGATCGCGCGAAAATTCGCAACCAGCCGACAGACCGTCATGCGGGTTCGCGACGAAAGTTCACATTCCGTTCGGCCTTAGCGTGTCTGCGGGAACAGATCTTGTTCCGACCCCATATAAGAGCTGTCGCCGTTCGTGCTCGGTCAAAAGTTCATGTTTGCGCATCTTCACCCTGCTAACTCGTCCACAAAAGGGCGTGATAATCTATGGACAGCAGAGAATAAAGAGACGTATTATATGGACGATTTTTCAGTGGCGGAATGAGGTCGGTTGTCACCGTCCACAGAACGGCCGTTTCGGAGACGCCATCATGGGGGCAATTCTTGGATATGCGCGCGTCTCGACCGGCGATCAGGATGTAGCGGGTCAGACGCTGCGTCTCGAACACGCCGGAGCGATCAAGGTGTTCACCGATGTGAAGTCCGGCAAGAGCATGGATCGGCCGGGTCTGGCGGATCTCATTGCCTATGCTCGCGCTGGCGACACGCTAGCGATCGTTCGGCTGGATCGCCTCGGCCGGTCTTTGGCCGAACTGCTTGAGACCGTGAAGATGCTGCGCGAGCGTCAGATCGACCTGCTGAGCCTTGAAGAGAAGATCGATACGTCGTCAGCCGCCGGCGAGCTGATCTTTCATGTCTTCGGGGCCATTGCCCATTTCGAGCGACGGTTGATTTCGGAACGGACGAAGGACGGTATCGTCGCGGCGAGAGCCAAGGGCAAGCGCCCCGGCCGCCAACCCCTCGACATGAAAAAGATAGACGCGGCGATCAAACTCATCGAAGCTAAGACATCCCCGACCGAAGCCGCCAAGCAGCTTGGCCTTGGTCGCTCAACTGTCTACCGGGAATTACGACGTCTCGGCATTCAGAGAACTGCCTGATACTTGCCTTTGCATTCAGCCCGGACATTCCGAGCGCACTTGATTGATGTTCAAAAATCCAACCATCTTTCGCAGGTCACGATGGAACAGCAAAATTCATACCGAGCCCTCACCACAATTCCCGGTCTGACGCCTCTCATTTTCGCTGCTACCCTCTCGCGTCTGGCCGGACGCATGTTCATTCTCACGTTGGTGCTGTTCGTGCTGGCGCGGTTCTCGTCACCGGCACTGGCCGGCTGGCTGACTTTCGCGGCAATCGTGCCTGGCCTGATGGTTAGTCCAATCGCGGGTGTTCTGCTTGATCGCGTCGGACCGACGATAGCTGTCAGAATCGACATGATTGCCAGCGCCATATTGATTGCCGCAATCAGTACCGTGAGCTGGCTCAACTGGACGACGCCACCGGTCCTGTTCTTTCTGGTGATATTGTTTTCCCTCGCCGGTCCGTTGGGCGCAGCTGGCACCCGCACCCTATTGCCTCGCCTGGTTCCGTCTCACGCACTCGATCGAGCAAATGCGCTGGATACGGCGGTCTATGCCGTCGTTGATGTCGTCGGGCCAGCGATGGCCGGCATCATTGTCGCGTGGCTTGGTCCTGAAAGTGCGATGTCCATGATCGCCCTCTTCTATGCAGGCGCGGCAATATGCATGTCCCTCGTACCGCTCCTTCCAGGTCTGGCGTCAGGGCAGGCGTCGTTCATGCGGCAGACTTTGGAAGGCATCCAGGTCGTGGCTCGGCAACCGACACTGCGCGGCCTTGCCATCTCCTATTCGATGTATCAGATCACCTGGGGCGTTCTCTATGTCGTCGTTCCGGTTTTTGTCGCCAACCATTACGACACTTCCATTGGGAGTTCGGTGACAGGCTTCCTGTGGGCTGCGATGGGCATTGCCGGCGGGATTGGTGCGCTGTTCGCTGGGCACATACGAACGACCGGTCGCGAGCGTCACATTATGGCTATCGGAATGGTAATTACGGCCTTGGCGGCATGGCCCGTGGCAGCTGAGTTTGGGTTTGGCGGGCTGGCGATCGGCCTCATGCTTGCCGGCGTCATGTCCGGTCCGATCGATGTTGCTCTTCTGACGCTTCGCCAGCGTCGAACCGATCCGCAACAACTCGGCCGCGTCATGTCGATTTCGATGAGCCTGAATCTGGCCGGTTTCCCTCTTGGTTCCGCCTTGGCCGGCATGGTGATCACGTCATCGCTGTCCACGACATTCGTTCTGGCGGGCATTGCCTCTGTCGTTGCGGCCGTCGCGACGATATCGATCCCCTCCGACATCAAGGCTGTTGCCTGATCAAGCGTTGTTCAGCGGGAAACCAACGCGACGCCCTCTGATGGCAACAATCTGGACAAACCGGACAATCCGCATTATCTTGGCTGTAGTCAAGAAGGAAGACGAAGATGGTCGCTGTCACCCGTAAATCGCAGATGGGCGCAAAGCTGGAAGTCAATCCGGCTGCGGTAGCCGATGTTCTCAAGGTTCTGGCCCGACACAATCCAGGCCTTTCAAAGCAGGCTCTTGCGGCGACTGGCAAGGTCATGGCCGTGGTCTCTGCGGTAGCAGCGCGCCTTTCTGTCGAGCAACAGCGTCGGATTGCCGACGACGAAACGGAACTCGCCCATATTGTCGAAGCCGCCGTCGCCGAACTGGCTGCGAAGCCAGGTCATGTGCTCGCGGAGGTATCGGTCGAAAAGCCTGTGGAGGTCAGCCGAGGTGCTGGTCTGGGTCAATCGGTAGGCATTGAGGAAGGGCGCCGCAGGCTCGACGAATTTGCGACGCCAACCCGCATCGAAGACTGGGCCGGTCCGGTCGCCGGTCCGGGCGATATCGAGAAAAAGTTCGGCACGAAGCGATCGACCTTACACGACTGGCACAAGCGCGGAGCTGTAGTCGGTCTGCTCAAGGGCGAGCGAAAGCATGTCTTTCCCCTGGCTCAGTTTGTGGATGGCCGGCCGGTCGAGGGCATGCCTCAGGTCACCAAAATCATCCGCAATCCGCGTTCAGCGTGGCAATGGTTGATCCAGCCGAAGCCAAGCATAGGCGGAACGCCGCTCGACAATCTCAAGATGGGCAATCTTGACGAGGTTCTGGATGCAGCTGAGCGCGATTTTGGTTGAGCTGAATCGTGAAACTTGATCCTCAAACGGTTCGGGAGCTCGCGCTTGCGTTTCTCCCTCAATCCTATCTCCGCATCATCCCTGTAGCCCACATGTCGACCCCGCTCGGCATGGGTTTCGGTCAATCGCGATTCTCAAGTCCAAACCAGATGTTCCGACTGCTTTATGCCGCATATGATCTCGCGACCGCGATTGCGGAGACGATCGTGCGCGACCGCTTCGAGGGGACGCAGGACCGAGTGCTGGATGAGAGTGAAATCGAGGACTGGTCGGTCACTGAGGTGACGGCCACGGATGCTCTCATTCTTCTCGACCTGCGCACGACCGGCCTCCTGAGGTTGGGCGTCAGCACGGACGCAGCCCGGGGCAAGGAACATCAGGAAGGGCAGAGACTGAGCGAGTCGATCTTTCGATCCTATGCTGTCGATGGATTGCTCTATTCCTCACGCCTCACTGCAACAGATTGCGTGGCGGTCTACGATCGGGCCGTCGGTGAGAAACTTGTCGCCTCTCCGGCGGTCGAGTTAGTTCGTCAAGCCGACCTGATACCCGCCCTGCGGTCTATCGGGGTGTCAATCCGGGCCGGGCGATAGGCATGTCCGTTACAGTCACTTCCGCAAACTTCTCTGGACGATTTACGGCGTTGAATGGCACGAAAACGTTGCCAGCGACACATGCCGACATCATCCGCTCGTTGCTGACCGTCGGCTATCCCAGCCGTCGAGCCGCTGTCCGCACCGTTGGCCCCTGGCGGGAGAAAATGCTGGTCGCGATGGCGACGGGCTATCTGGATGCCTCCTTGAACACGACGGCCTATTTTCGGAGTTTGGAGCAGTCGGAGAAGGTGGGGGTTTCGTTCCTTTTCGGCGAGGCGTTCACGCACTGGTATGCTCAGAGTCAGATGAGCGTGCAGTATCTCGTGCATGTCGCCGGCCTTGCCTCCTGCCGATGGGGATCCCCAACGGCTCCGGTCGCGCCGAAGGCTGGCGCAGCGCCTCCTCCTCCAAAATCGCGTCCCGACTTTATCGGCATCAAGCGAAGGGAACGCCATGTGTTCGAGAGTAAGGGTCGCATCCGAGCGCCAGCCGCAAGCACCGTTGCGAAGGCACTGGGGCAGGTTTCGGCGCTTCACACGGTCAACGGACGGGCGCCGACCACGCGCTGTGCAAACTTCTTCATGTTCAAGGCCGGTGGTGCAGAGGGCAGAGTGCTGGATCCGCCGGCAAAGGGTGACGGCATCACCGTGACGTTTGATCTCTTCGAAGCGATTACACGAGCCTACTCCATTATCCTCGATCAGCCGGTACTTGATCTATCCGATCAGGTTGGTGCGGGTTATGTCGGCCGCGAGATCGATGATGGTGTGTTCTTGGGTATCGACAAGGAAATCCTTGCCTTGGTACAAGAGCGGCCCCCGACTGAAGCAACGCGTCGCAGGCGTGTCGCTCAGGTCTTCTCTGCCCTTGAAGGTCGGTCGCAGACCTATGCGGGTCGGCAGGATAGAAGTGTTTCGTCCGGTCTTGACGGGGTCCTGCTTCTTGACCGCCGTTCGCCGCGCTCCCTTCGACGCTTCCGGACGCTGGGTTAAATGGCCGACTTTATGTCGGGGTGTTGGTTTCACCTTCTGACCAGGGAATTCATGTAAATTACTACAACCCCATAATTCCATCAGAGATGCTCGCTCCATGACGACCCTTCTTGGCCTCACCTATATCTCAAATGAAAAAGTGCCGCTCGCGGACCTGGACGACTATGTAACCGTCCAAGTGCCGAGTGCTGGGTTTGATCAGCACCTCGGAAATCATGCACCATGGTTTTGGTCGATCGATAGGAGAGGCGGCGGCGGCGTGGATTTCAAGCAAGGGAAATATGACTATTGGGTGCGCCGGATCGGTTCCAACCAACCAATAGGTTTTCCGGTGCTGACACCGACCTCAAAAGAGGAGGGCTGGATCTCAGTCATGGACGGCCGACATCGCATAATGGCAATTGTCGATAGCGGTAGGCAGGCCTTTGCAGCGAGACTTCCCAGATCATTGCTGGGAACGGCGCAAATGATAATTTCAGGCCTCGAAATCTTTGATCTGTAGACTACAGACGGCGCCGAGGCGCCCCCTGTTAGTCTTCTCCGTCGACGACCATCGAAGTCGGGAAGCCACCATGAGGCTTCGCAATGAACGCCAGGCGCGCTTTGCGGAGTGGCCACGTCTTGTCACGCCACCAGTAAAACTCCAGATGCGATCTGCCCTGCGCGCGGATTTCCGACTCGATATCGCGGCTCTCACGTGAGCCCGGGACAGCAAGAAAAGTTCCCGTCACGATGCAGCGGGTGCTGCTCCTGGCGGTGGGTTCCGTGTCGAAAACAGCGTCTCCGATGCAAACGCCCATAAAATCCCTGCTGCGCTGTCCCTCAGGGGTCTCAATGCTGAGATCAGCCGACTTACGATCAAAGTAGATTTTCACCCGGCTACCGATCTCAGGTGGCTGACGCGAGACGTGCGGGATATCCATTTTCTAATCCTCTAAAGACTGCATTGACAGCTGTGGGGTGGTCGCAAGCGCATCTGGGGAGTTGTCTTGCGCCGCCGGAAGGTCGAAACGCGAGTCGGTGAGATCGAGCGCACCATACCGCATCATCGATTTCTCGAGCCGATCGAATATCCACCTATAGGCCTGTGGCGTGAGCTCCATATGCGGTTTTCTCATGATGGCGCGCCGCGGATTGAGATTGCCTCCACTGCCGGCGTTCAGATTGCGTTGCGTTGGCGCAAAAGAATTCGGACCAAGTTCGGTCATCATATCGACCATGGACACTCCTGCCGAAAGCGGTCCGTTAATGAAGACGGGATCGTGGACGCGAACGTAGTGAGGCCAATTCTCCTTCCATACTCTCACCGACACGTCGGCTGGTGTGGCGTCATCCAGAATTGGTCTGTGTTCCCTGCTAATGGCGCGCCCGTAGATAATGTAGTCGCTCCGCGCCTGAACCATACGAGCCATGAACATGATGGCCCCCTCTCGAACCTGGCGTGGCCGCTTTCCACTCGGGTACGTG
Protein-coding sequences here:
- a CDS encoding recombinase family protein, which encodes MARNTQNRRSGRPQGRIIGYARVSTDEQATEAQEIELRSAGCDIIVQEHGSGASRARPALSKLLREISAGDTLVVVRLDRLARSVSHLLEVIEDMTAKGAHFRSLRDPIDTSTPQGMFSLQVLGAVAQLERALISERTKAGIRAAKSKGKLSGNPGIREKRPEALARMTAAQKAAYGDRIQASANQWLPTVRRMRPDHTWDDIARMLKQRGLDWTPERLRRAVKWMVRERLVDAALLKKSPPRLPEDRLMTLVAGIHSSNPDLKLREIAGQLERLHERTPRGGSKWAPSSVKNLIDRARRSGLITDVDIAAAE
- a CDS encoding RHE_PE00001 family protein → MAYEIGDLPLALLFPAVAHAEDQLARLDEIVRRSVVGPGFIERAHFHDATASMWVAGELVHVEDLVLHDAERDVRAPTHDITIAHSILRARRRIAGAEADWAISQSGLENLIARASIPPAREVSGEGARAPLAEVTSDEVHDGFADEMAEIDALLDRSARTLAAATGKDQEHKAGSLALGELIIRDPDWDEGGRLSEWKAVMQQVAAMPPTLSSAILWDAWETLEPLQRQHWLGAQLVSSYLRARGKLASHLFGLNFGLKVVPRDRRRSRDRTRRLVATLEAMAEGAALGMKEIIRLGQARDRLERKLQGKRSSSSLPGVVDLLLTRPIVSSSMITKELRVSHRAALDLIAELGVREMTGRGSYRAWGIV
- a CDS encoding DUF433 domain-containing protein — translated: MEHLTTAQAAFVVGAPLDIFKKVVERAPIKPQLVKRGGRSIRQFGQAELVFLHAYDELKLALTPKSQSEFYEALQTSLKRGLAKEVVFGKQRYDIGQHLVFVERKLKELEKLTDQVDLSGKEPVIRGTHIEAHRIAALLDAGVTVEEVLRDYPSLKEQQVVAARVYAEAHPKAGRPYPKQTAKAAMRAADLSALDD
- a CDS encoding type II toxin-antitoxin system VapC family toxin, which translates into the protein MKYLLDTNVLKEIGRPEPHENVAAWLDTIDDTDLAISVISVRQISKGIEKKRKADDTVANAIAKAADAIFAAYQGRILPVDEAVARRWGQMLGQSEKNTDDTGLAATAQVNDLVIVKRNVADFQSRGVTVLDPFKKPARSVPSQDVAR
- a CDS encoding recombinase family protein, encoding MGAILGYARVSTGDQDVAGQTLRLEHAGAIKVFTDVKSGKSMDRPGLADLIAYARAGDTLAIVRLDRLGRSLAELLETVKMLRERQIDLLSLEEKIDTSSAAGELIFHVFGAIAHFERRLISERTKDGIVAARAKGKRPGRQPLDMKKIDAAIKLIEAKTSPTEAAKQLGLGRSTVYRELRRLGIQRTA
- a CDS encoding MFS transporter produces the protein MEQQNSYRALTTIPGLTPLIFAATLSRLAGRMFILTLVLFVLARFSSPALAGWLTFAAIVPGLMVSPIAGVLLDRVGPTIAVRIDMIASAILIAAISTVSWLNWTTPPVLFFLVILFSLAGPLGAAGTRTLLPRLVPSHALDRANALDTAVYAVVDVVGPAMAGIIVAWLGPESAMSMIALFYAGAAICMSLVPLLPGLASGQASFMRQTLEGIQVVARQPTLRGLAISYSMYQITWGVLYVVVPVFVANHYDTSIGSSVTGFLWAAMGIAGGIGALFAGHIRTTGRERHIMAIGMVITALAAWPVAAEFGFGGLAIGLMLAGVMSGPIDVALLTLRQRRTDPQQLGRVMSISMSLNLAGFPLGSALAGMVITSSLSTTFVLAGIASVVAAVATISIPSDIKAVA
- a CDS encoding antitoxin Xre/MbcA/ParS-like domain-containing protein; translation: MVAVTRKSQMGAKLEVNPAAVADVLKVLARHNPGLSKQALAATGKVMAVVSAVAARLSVEQQRRIADDETELAHIVEAAVAELAAKPGHVLAEVSVEKPVEVSRGAGLGQSVGIEEGRRRLDEFATPTRIEDWAGPVAGPGDIEKKFGTKRSTLHDWHKRGAVVGLLKGERKHVFPLAQFVDGRPVEGMPQVTKIIRNPRSAWQWLIQPKPSIGGTPLDNLKMGNLDEVLDAAERDFG
- a CDS encoding RES family NAD+ phosphorylase, whose translation is MKLDPQTVRELALAFLPQSYLRIIPVAHMSTPLGMGFGQSRFSSPNQMFRLLYAAYDLATAIAETIVRDRFEGTQDRVLDESEIEDWSVTEVTATDALILLDLRTTGLLRLGVSTDAARGKEHQEGQRLSESIFRSYAVDGLLYSSRLTATDCVAVYDRAVGEKLVASPAVELVRQADLIPALRSIGVSIRAGR